attcctgtttttttttcttttagtgagTGCTATGTAAAGACTATTTTACCCGAAGGCATAGTAAATATATACGGCAGGCCTTTGCTTTTACATAGGAAATAGATAGCAGTATGTAAAGTATATGGAAATGTTACACTCCTGGTTGTTTATGTGGGTGCAATATGTAAAAACTATTTCATCCCAATACATAGCAAATGCATAGGAAGCCATAGGAAATAGATAGCAGTATGTAAAAGCAATGtaaacttttcttcatttgatgTGCTATGTGAAAACTATGCTTTACAATCACATACCAAAAGCATAGTATGCATTTACTATAATGTAAGTGAAAAGTATACTTGGACTTCAGATAACATAGTTAATATATAGCTATTTAAAACTATGTGAAGATTTTCAATAGTGTTTTTATAGCTATTTGAGAGCTATGTGACCCTTAAATAGTATTGCAATAGTAATGGCATATGCTATACACAGACTGAACTATGTAATGTAGCAAGTGACATAGTTATTACATAGTAAGGAGCAGGAAATAGCCTTTATACAGCTTTACATACCTGTAGTTATGTGATAAACTTTACATAGCATTCACatatgtctggttctacaagggggCCTTCTAACTAAATTGCTGTAAGACTGGTTAACATTTACAACTTGACATAAAATTTCTAGAGCCTAACATCAATGTTTTACACATGCACCTACTCATAACTGAGATTTTATGGTAATGATATGAAAGTGTATCATTGAAAAAATTGTATTGTCGTCAATATCAGTTGCAAATTCAGACAGTTTTAGCAATGTAGACAGTAAATATACCTCATGTTGAAAACCAAGTACAtcgcatggcttagatgtataCACAAAGTATACGTTACTCTTGATGTTAAGTTACATTTTGGTATTTGGGACAATCaatgtatacaaaaattataCACTACAGTCTTAATGCAGCTGTAATATATACATGAAGTATACATCACAGAGTTAATGAGGGTGCGTAGTATACACACAGTATACATCATAGCCCTGATGCAATGGTGATATATACAAATAGTATACACCAGTCTTAAATGGCAAGATGAAATTTTGCTTGATGTATATTTGATGTATACTAAATATGTACACCACAACAGTGAGGTACAAACGGTGTATACTCTTTGTATACAAAAAGTATACTAACCATGCTTCAATTTTGATAAGGGTACTACTATCTTGGCACCAACTTGAGATAATTATGTGCAACATATTAAACATATTAAACGCATTCCTTTCATTTATAgttgttgttaaaataaataacatagCAGTCATTTTGGCCTACCAGCATGTATTTGCTgatttgttaattataaaaTACTGTCTGCttgattttattattcattGTGCAGTACCAACGAGGAAGGAGGGGAGAAATGACACTTGGGTATTTGGAGTAGTTTCAACCGAGCATAGCCCGTGTCCTGGTTCCTTAAAAGTGGTGTGTAGAAGAAACAGAGGAACACTTACTCAGATTCTACAAAGAGTCCTCTTGCCTGGGTCACAAGTGGACACGGATGACTGGGCTGCATACAGGAACTTGCACCTGCATGTCCCTAATGTTACCTTTCACAGGACAGTCGTGCACCAGGATAACTTTGTAGACCCTTTGACAGGAATTCACACGCAAGAGTCGGAAGCAGCGAAGGCACGCCTTAAGTACCATGTTAAAAGAGAGAAAGGTATAAGGTTGGAGGACTTACAGGATTTCCTTGAAGAGCAAATGTGGCGAGACTGGAGAGGGTTGGATGCGGTTTTTGATAACGTAACTGCCATACTGTCTCACTACTATCCCTTGTAGTCACAGACCTTAACCGTTTGCAACATACTAGAAACAAGTATGTCCGGCATGGCTGCGAGTTTGTAACAAGTTCAAGCCTCGTAGAAAACCCAAAACAAAAAGGTTACATTTCTGAGGAGCTTCTTTATCAAATACCTATGCTATTTCTTGATTTTCATAACTTCCCAGGTTCAGTAATGTGCTATTACAAATGAGCAGCTGCTGTGCTTTTTTATTAAAGGATTTGCCTGTCGCAATTGTCAGTTCTGTTATTTCCAGCTGTTCAAGTAATTTctacaaaaggaaaggaaaggaaaggaactttatttaagtgtctagtcgttgtagtgctggagcgctaattggggacaatgaaagtaaatcaagtcaaatgtcggtttttgaggagaggggaaaccggagtactcagagaaaacctctcggtgcagagtagagaaccaacaaactcaacccatgtatgacaccgagtctgggaatcaaacccgggccactttggtgggaggcgagtgctctcaccactgcaccacccCTGATATACGTGAATGAAACGTGAATGAAACCCTAATATGCGTGAATGAGACCCACTAATGATGTTGTCAAAAACGCAACCAAATTTTGGTTAAATATGCTGTAAACAGAtatttgccaatttttatcagaaatgcttgattctttgcagaaAGAGGCTAGTACCTGTGCTTTGCAATGTGAGCATACCGGCTTTGTTACCATGACAGAACCTCCCTGATATCAAAAGCAGGCCGTGCTTATTTGCTAATAATTACTGATTAtcatacaataatattattttctctcAGCAATATATCGACGATTTCAGCCTGAGAAGAGATACATATTCAGTGTAATGCAAGTTTCTGAGGAAAACAGAGGCGGTCCTTTTTGTTATCAGGGAACTCATTACCAGGGGTAATCCTGAATGAGCTAAACCGCTAAATATTGCAGTGCGCTGACTGCACTGAAAAATTTCGGATGCCATCGTGTATTGTAGATCTCAACTTAGAAAGattcctaaaataaaaaaatagagCACAATAAGCTCTGTTCAGGGAGACGTACTTGGACGCAAGTAATTGCACACCTCACATTGACAAAGTTTCTTACTTATATGAAATAACAATCTTTGTACTATTTGTACTAATTACGACTGACTGATTGTAATCTTCGTTCTACTTCTCCTCAACTATTTTATCCCCTAGTCCcatttctacttttttttcaaCATAACTTTTAATCaggttttcctctttttctttcgCATCAATTTCAACCTTCTTAGGAATCGTTCCCTGTAAGATTTCACTTGCTTTTCTCAGTAAATGTTGACGATGTACATTTATACTCCCTAACTCCATCACATGGTTTCTACAATAACTTGTTCTAGTACACCACCGTTGTACAATCGAGTGACACAACTTCGCGGAAGTGAATGCTTTGTTAAATGCTCCTCAAATCCTGCTTTTCGCATGATATTCTTTACTATGTTCCCCAAAGTTTCATTTCCCATCGCGTTATTATAATACCAGACATCCCCTTTTGGTTTTGGCAATGCCCGCAAATAATATGTGTTGTCATTGATTTCTTTTGGCACTGGAGACAAGTATTTCTTATACAGCTCAACTGGGCAACGCTCTACATTGGTCAAATTCTTGTATGCCCGAACAACTATTCTTTTGATACGCAAATGGCACAATGGCAGTTTTAGTAGTTTTACTAATATCTCCCATATACTGTAAGAATTCATGATCCATTCGTCCCGTTGAAAAGATAACCGTGAATTTTTAAATCTCAAATTCCTGTGTTCCTGCCCAGTCCTCAGAGCAAACTGAATGACAAAAACCTAGACCAAAGTATAGCAAAGTGGCTCCCCGTTCTCGCTGCCTAAGAACCCGTTTTCCCATACATAGTTTTCTTGTGTCTCCGTAATAAAAGTAGCCCTGTTTACAACTGCACCTATTCGTTGTCGGCTTGTgtctttcatttgaaaattcaaagcaGAATTCAAAATTTACATTTTGCTTACATTTCACACATAAAAACGTTTGAATGCTACCTATCATTTCATATAAAGTCTCCCCTCGATAGCCCAGTTTAACTACCGCCTCATTTCTCTCATCCCTCCACTGATCAAAAACTTTCAACACCCAGGTCCATCAGGTCCATTTTGGACGACTTGCGGCCGACACCCAACTTTCTTCAAACGTCTTTCAACTTTCTTCAAACTTCTCGCACTGCATTATACCCTATAATGCTGTGAGCCTCAGTAACTGATCGTTGTCATAGCCATATGAATTCAaatgagtgagtgacaaattggcaTATCTTGTAAAAAATCTATAATGGTCATTGACTTATCGATTAGTTTAcatctgagtgagtgacaaatttgctTATTCTGACCCCTAACGATGGTCATTTATACGCTTTGCGTATCTACgattaaaagaggaaaattaattttctatcccCTTCACTGATTTATGCACCTAATCAATTCCAGGCCCACCTCTTCCACCTGCCACCCAGGTTGTTGAACACGCTCTTTTCAAACACACCCACTAGATCCATCAATTGTAGATTGGGAGTTATGAGACTAACTTTGGAAAAGGATTCTCCATCTAAGAATGTTTTTGAACACGTAGAGTTTCCCGAAAGTTTAGGAGTGGAATTTAGATGCGATATTTGGTTAGTATCCTTACGATAAACAACGATATATATTTCTTGCAAAACCGTGAATGCATTTCTTAATAAGCAAACTCTCATTCAATTACAGTAAGAATCCATTACTGGATGCGCAGATTGTTACACCGTGTGGCCACAGTTTCTGTGGTTTTTGTGTTGAGGAGATGAAGGAGTCGACAAGGGCATCATCTTGCC
Above is a window of Montipora capricornis isolate CH-2021 chromosome 6, ASM3666992v2, whole genome shotgun sequence DNA encoding:
- the LOC138052222 gene encoding uncharacterized protein, which codes for MVGLTKNTVGKECAVLRLYCKRDLEDRPIIPFGGNVHVVKCDESQFKHKSKTQRARKEGRNDTWVFGVVSTEHSPCPGSLKVVCRRNRGTLTQILQRVLLPGSQVDTDDWAAYRNLHLHVPNVTFHRTVVHQDNFVDPLTGIHTQESEAAKARLKYHVKREKGIRLEDLQDFLEEQMWRDWRGLDAVFDNVTAILSHYYPL